One genomic segment of Gadus chalcogrammus isolate NIFS_2021 chromosome 3, NIFS_Gcha_1.0, whole genome shotgun sequence includes these proteins:
- the LOC130380101 gene encoding axin-2-like, with protein sequence MHQGSEARGRSLGSGPRGGPDGEPGAWGANRDRTHRLPKEMAPMEPRAFAAQLIARLEKLKREQDTRSTLEEKLQQIQEEEERDENGETHPLLPCSGGGGGGGGGGQCDEDPQAILDEHLSRVLKTPGCQSPGLVRYSPRSRSPERCDAAAAAVASLPTVPFPGTKHIHHHYVHHHAGPRTKEQTEAEAAQRVQCLCPPGSADFAPVRCSTLSKRPAKLFEEGMSGSPLPLDTSDRSQNVWQWILESERQGKHKPHSTQSLKKSHPVDSPTKTLPGRTHAPWGGGGLGSGGHLRSHHPGHPFIQDPAMPPLPPPNTLAQLEEACRRLEEVSKPPKQRHSAASGGGGGLQRDRSHSTAACPSGGTPPACSAVQTDLSKELMVTYFFCGEEIPYRSMMKAHSLTLGHFKEQLSKKGNYRYYFKKASDEFECGAVFEEVADDVSALPMYEGKVLGKVEKMD encoded by the exons aGGACGCACAGGCTGCCCAAGGAGATGGCCCCCATGGAGCCCCGGGCCTTTGCCGCCCAGCTCATCGCGCGGCTGGAGAAGCTCAAGAGGGAGCAGGACACCCGCAGCACTCTGGAGGAGAAGCTTCAGCAGATACAGGAG gaggaggagagagacgagaaCGGCGAGACACACCCCCTTCTGCcctgcagcggcggcggcggcggcggcggcggcggcggccagtgCGACGAGGACCCCCAGGCCATCCTAGACGAGCACCTGTCGCGCGTGCTCAAGACGCCGGGCTGCCAGTCGCCCGGTCTGGTGCGGTACTCGCCGCGCTCCCGCTCGCCGGAGCGGTGcgacgcggcggcggcggcggtggcgtcgCTGCCGACCGTGCCCTTCCCGGGGACCAagcacatccaccaccactacgTCCACCACCACGCCGGGCCCCGCACCAAGGAGCAGACGGAGGCCGAGGCGGCGCAGAGGGTCCAGTGCCTCTGCCCCCCCGGCAGCGCCGACTTCGCCCCTGT TCGCTGTAGCACTTTGTCCAAACGGCCGGCCAAGCTCTTCGAGGAGGGCATGTCGGGCTCGCCCCTGCCCCTGGACACCTCGGACCGCTCGCAGAACGTGTGGCAGTGGATCctggagagcgagaggcaggGGAAGCACAAGCCACACAG CACTCAGAGCCTGAAGAAGTCCCACCCCGTGGACTCGCCGACCAAGACCCTGCCCGGAAGAACGCACGCTCCctggggcggcggcggcctcggCAGCGGGGGTCACCTCCGCAGCCACCACCCGGGCCACCCCTTCATCCAGGACCCCGCCATGCCCCCCCTGCCTCCGCCCAACACCCTGGCCCAGCTAGAGGAGGCCTGTCGCAGGCTGGAGGAGGTGTCCAAGCCCCCCAAAcagag ACACTCTGCagccagcggcggcggcggcggccttcaGAGAGACAGGAGTCATTCCACAGCTGCCTGTCCCAGCGGAGGCACCCCCCCAGCCTGCTCTGCAGTTCAAACAGACCT GTCCAAGGAGCTGATGGTCACCTACTTCTTCTGTGGCGAGGAGATCCCCTACCGCAGCATGATGAAGGCCCACAGCCTGACCCTGGGCCACTTCAAGGAACAGCTCAGCAAGAAAGGCAACTACAG GTACTACTTCAAGAAGGCCAGCGACGAGTTTGAGTGCGGTGCCGTGTTCGAGGAGGTGGCAGACGACGTCTCGGCGCTGCCCATGTACGAGGGCAAGGTGCTGGGCAAGGTGGAGAAGATGGACTGA